Proteins encoded within one genomic window of Natator depressus isolate rNatDep1 chromosome 1, rNatDep2.hap1, whole genome shotgun sequence:
- the LOC141996579 gene encoding olfactory receptor 52M1-like, with protein sequence MSDSNTKEFTNPSTFILLGIPGLEAVHVWISIPFFTMYTIAVLGNFTVLCIMKREPSLHAPMYYFLCMLAVTDLVLSTSILPKMLSIFWFNSREIDFRVCLTQMYFIHCFSVMVSGILVAMALDRYVAICHPLRHSTIMTCPLVAKIGLAVVLRGGMVVLPFPILARQWPYCRTNVIPQPYCAHIAMVNLACADTRVSSYYGLFVLFFVMGLDGIFITVSYTQILRAIFSLPTNDARLKTLGTCGSHIFVILAFFIPSLIMSLMHRFAQNVPQHFHVLIANAYLLMPPMLNPIIYAVKTKEIRVRLLHLFTHTGA encoded by the coding sequence atgtcagattccaacacaaaagaattcaccaacccctccaccttcatcctgctgggcattcctggcctggaggcagtccacgtctggatctccatccccttcttcaCCATGTACACCATCGCCGTCTTGGGGAACTTCACTGTCCTGTGCATCATGAAGAGGGAGCCGAGCCTCCATGCacccatgtactatttcctctgcatgctggctgtCACTGACCTGGTCCTGTCCACTTCCATCCTtcccaaaatgctgagcatcttctggttcaattccagggagatTGATTTTAGGgtctgcctcacccagatgtacttcATTCACTGCTTCTCAGTGATGGTATCTGGGATCCTTGTGGCCATGGCTTTGgatcgctacgtggccatctgccatcccctgagacattccaccatcATGACATGCCCCCTGGTGGCCAAGATCGGCCTGGCCGTGGTGCTGCGTGGCGGCATGGTCGTACTGCCCTTTCCCATCCTAGCGAGGcagtggccatattgcagaaccaacgTCATCCCCCAGCCGTACTGCGCACACATAGCTATGGTGAACCTGGCCTGCGCTGACACCCGTGTTAGTAGTTACTACGGCCTCTTTGTGTTATTCTTTGTGATGGGTCTGGATGGGATTTTTATCACTGTGTCCTATacccagatcctcagggccatcttcagcctccccacaaaCGATGCACGGCTCAAGACTTTGGGGACCTGTGGCTCCCACATTTTTGTCATTTTAGCCTTCTTCATCCCCAGTCTCATCATGTCCCTCATGCACAGATTTGCCCAAAATGTGCCCCAGCATTTCCATGTTCTCATTGCCAATGCGTACCTCTTGATGCCACCCATGTTAAACCCCATCATCTATGCTGTGAAGACCAAAGAGATCCGGGTAAGGCTGCTCCATCTGTTTACTCATACAGGGGCCTAA